One Lacipirellulaceae bacterium DNA window includes the following coding sequences:
- a CDS encoding FHA domain-containing protein — MNDTYGELVPKGGGDPVPLLKKQLLIGRRESCDIVLRFANVSAHHCRLMINGGYWYVRDQNSRNGVKVNGIRVQEKRIDPGDTLSVAKHHYEMRYSPSDLGAVGPPPADDLPNEILQESLLSRAGLQSDKSGAGDKRNQPTSSRYNVLDDGAGQIKTPDKPV; from the coding sequence ATGAACGACACGTATGGTGAATTGGTACCTAAGGGCGGGGGCGATCCGGTCCCGCTTCTCAAAAAGCAACTGTTAATCGGACGTCGCGAGAGCTGTGACATCGTACTCCGCTTTGCGAACGTCTCTGCTCATCATTGTCGCCTGATGATCAACGGCGGCTACTGGTATGTTCGCGACCAAAACAGTCGAAATGGCGTAAAAGTAAATGGGATCCGTGTTCAGGAGAAGCGGATTGATCCCGGCGATACGCTATCGGTTGCAAAGCATCACTATGAAATGCGTTATTCTCCTTCTGATCTCGGTGCTGTCGGACCGCCGCCGGCTGATGACTTGCCAAATGAGATCCTGCAAGAGTCGCTCCTGTCGCGTGCCGGACTTCAGTCAGACAAATCGGGGGCTGGAGACAAGCGGAATCAGCCCACGTCATCTCGCTACAACGTACTTGACGACGGTGCTGGTCAAATCAAAACTCCCGACAAGCCCGTCTAG
- a CDS encoding BlaI/MecI/CopY family transcriptional regulator has protein sequence MPRRPALSPAEMEVASTLWKLGTASVRQIHEALPEERRPDFSTVQTYLNRLETKGYVKSELRGRAKFFTGKVKPKKVISEAVDDFVIRLFGGTPLPLMRHLIDDGQISAEELAELRKLLDQHTSDSSAEAPSDD, from the coding sequence ATGCCCCGTCGCCCTGCCCTTTCACCCGCTGAGATGGAAGTTGCCAGCACGCTCTGGAAGCTTGGCACGGCGAGCGTTCGGCAGATTCATGAGGCATTGCCTGAGGAACGAAGGCCGGACTTCTCGACGGTGCAGACTTACTTGAACCGTTTGGAAACAAAAGGTTACGTGAAATCCGAGTTGCGTGGCCGCGCGAAGTTCTTCACCGGAAAAGTGAAGCCGAAGAAAGTCATCTCGGAAGCCGTCGACGACTTCGTTATTCGCCTATTCGGCGGCACGCCACTGCCGCTCATGCGACACTTGATCGACGACGGTCAAATCTCAGCAGAAGAACTGGCCGAGCTTCGTAAGCTGCTGGATCAGCATACCTCGGACTCCTCAGCGGAGGCACCTAGCGATGACTGA
- a CDS encoding M56 family metallopeptidase: MTEKLSLIESLATQIWQVTLLAVLVFMLTRLLGNRLPRLSHGLWLLVLIKALTPPLWASPTGLFSWSPLGVITENPAGLGVGTVEAQALTLPAGVLQQRLPFGETAIMLAAVVYATGVLGVFTVWLYQRGRLRRTILDSQTPASIRLEGRLAHIAEAHGLRSAPKLIVTNADLGPAIIGTWRPWLILPARLVETLGEEELDAILAHEILHLQRRDHWLSALQIATLCLWWFHPMVWLASRKIEEYSERCVDRDVVGKSGFGAAKYASGLIQVLEQRYRLLRLSGMTGVRSTSITSDRLKSILNTSGKPEGKLANKTFAGLMLLSAILVLPSQPQYHSKGECIPAVRCGSHDNRSDRKNDIAATPSLEDAG, encoded by the coding sequence ATGACTGAGAAGCTTTCACTGATTGAATCTCTGGCGACGCAGATTTGGCAAGTCACATTGCTGGCCGTTCTTGTGTTCATGTTGACTCGCTTACTAGGCAACCGACTGCCAAGGCTATCGCATGGCCTGTGGCTGCTGGTTCTCATTAAAGCCCTCACTCCTCCCTTATGGGCGAGCCCAACCGGCTTGTTTAGCTGGTCGCCCTTGGGAGTTATCACGGAGAACCCCGCAGGACTGGGGGTCGGAACGGTTGAGGCACAAGCGTTAACTCTCCCTGCGGGAGTTCTCCAACAACGTCTCCCCTTTGGTGAAACGGCGATCATGCTGGCCGCAGTTGTCTATGCGACAGGCGTGCTCGGTGTCTTCACGGTTTGGCTCTACCAACGAGGTCGCTTACGTCGCACGATCCTCGACTCCCAAACTCCTGCCTCCATCCGACTCGAAGGTCGATTGGCGCACATTGCCGAGGCTCATGGACTACGGAGTGCACCTAAGCTCATAGTGACGAATGCTGATCTCGGTCCGGCGATTATTGGGACTTGGAGACCGTGGTTAATTCTTCCAGCGAGATTAGTTGAGACTCTCGGTGAAGAGGAACTCGACGCCATCCTGGCCCACGAAATCCTCCATCTTCAGCGCCGTGACCATTGGCTATCTGCTCTTCAAATTGCGACCCTATGCCTGTGGTGGTTCCACCCGATGGTTTGGTTGGCAAGTCGAAAGATCGAAGAGTATTCCGAACGATGCGTGGATCGTGACGTGGTCGGCAAGTCTGGGTTTGGCGCGGCCAAGTATGCTTCGGGGCTGATTCAAGTTCTCGAACAACGGTATCGCCTACTGAGGCTCTCTGGCATGACGGGAGTACGGTCGACAAGCATCACGAGCGATCGTCTGAAGAGCATCTTGAACACATCTGGAAAGCCGGAAGGCAAATTGGCTAACAAGACATTTGCCGGGCTCATGCTACTCTCGGCGATCCTCGTACTGCCTTCGCAGCCGCAATATCACTCGAAAGGCGAGTGCATTCCTGCAGTCCGCTGTGGCAGCCATGACAATCGTTCTGATCGAAAAAACGATATCGCAGCCACGCCCTCATTGGAGGACGCTGGCTAA
- a CDS encoding carbohydrate kinase family protein gives MIAERLLETTDRPIDCVICGSCVVDVLVRPVDLSQPIGGGKLVRTEPMQLATGGIVSNAGIAMARLGMKPAAFTYLGNDDWAGLMRGRYEQEGLNSDHLLVHPEAPTSTTVALVDEQGERSFLHAVGAPKKLDKQAFMEKLDLFRSSRAMLLGYFPLLPNLLADLSEVLTAIRETGCLTALDAAGDGGDMAKLAPLLPLLDVYVPSLAEAQNQTGNDDSREILRTFRKAGAKGLIGVKLGAEGALLSPTAGEVLKIDAVKPPGEVVDTTGAGDCFLAGLLTGLLKGHSVAESGRLAAAVGAMCVTGLGATTATGDFAAACRLASLSG, from the coding sequence GTGATTGCTGAACGCCTCCTGGAAACCACGGACCGCCCCATCGACTGCGTTATCTGCGGCTCGTGCGTTGTCGATGTCCTCGTCCGTCCCGTCGATCTCTCGCAGCCCATCGGCGGTGGAAAGCTAGTGCGCACGGAGCCGATGCAGTTGGCGACCGGCGGAATTGTTTCCAATGCAGGCATTGCCATGGCGCGGTTGGGGATGAAGCCGGCGGCGTTTACTTATTTGGGCAACGACGATTGGGCGGGGCTAATGCGCGGGCGGTATGAGCAGGAAGGACTCAACTCGGATCATCTGTTAGTTCACCCTGAAGCGCCGACAAGCACAACGGTGGCGCTTGTTGATGAGCAAGGCGAGCGCAGTTTCTTGCATGCGGTCGGCGCGCCGAAGAAGCTCGACAAGCAAGCTTTCATGGAGAAGCTTGACTTATTCCGTTCCAGCCGTGCGATGTTGCTTGGCTACTTTCCTCTTTTGCCAAACCTGTTGGCCGATCTTTCAGAAGTGCTCACTGCAATTCGCGAGACAGGCTGCCTGACAGCGCTCGACGCGGCCGGGGATGGAGGTGACATGGCTAAGCTGGCACCGCTGCTTCCACTGCTGGACGTCTACGTACCTAGTCTTGCCGAGGCCCAAAACCAGACGGGCAACGACGACTCTCGGGAGATTCTTCGAACGTTTCGCAAGGCTGGAGCTAAGGGCCTTATAGGTGTGAAGCTCGGCGCCGAAGGTGCTTTGCTAAGCCCAACGGCTGGCGAGGTTCTCAAGATCGACGCAGTCAAACCGCCGGGCGAAGTTGTTGACACGACAGGCGCGGGGGATTGTTTCTTGGCGGGGCTCCTGACCGGCTTGCTCAAGGGCCACTCGGTCGCTGAATCAGGACGCCTCGCTGCGGCTGTGGGAGCGATGTGCGTTACGGGACTGGGGGCCACGACTGCGACTGGGGATTTCGCAGCGGCGTGTCGCCTGGCCAGTTTGAGCGGCTAA
- a CDS encoding mechanosensitive ion channel, whose product MPSSEESIPERQAKVVEQIRLAQKELEEKQSQAPAEDKPKKSKQSTEEIELLKQLGDLISQQSTLGERTAQLETELASVKDELGKVQTEGIEEKPPFSFLLLESLEDSLTTQTERANAAKNAVDSSKDNLSRAKEALKEKEIAKINAKEAVENNKDAAVKSKLALELKLTEIGGQIAEAKVELRRLELKNDQLAGEIAEVRVEILKEKLALVTPRTTFSADDLDTRLAELQKQEERLLRAIQKIESDRSIIQRQLATARTKLQSGSGNTKAHEAAVAAHNKESETTSDQIGLLNQQLEWVRKSITMWNSRYRIAKEDFTRKDLKDWEETNEALLKDLESEEQSLDARLQDMRKQLSDLQREIRADEQTPQEVINWLEARQQALRSHINAITDHTANLDTVRRLATQLDDEINDQRLNLNVKEWANSAWQSVLSVWNYILIESPGEDSKAIRVSTIIKGVFLLVIGIWVSRKLSQLLGQRMLPKFGVHEGAASALQSLSFYAFVLTSALMALKTIQIPLTLFTFLGGAAAIGLGFGSQNVLNNFISGIIMLVEQPVRVGDLVELLGLTGTVETIGMRSTRIRTPQNQEMIVPNSSFLENNVQNWTLTDSTIRCKVPVGVAYGSPTREVARWLKQAAEKHGMIRNKPEPFVWFTGFGDNSLNFELHFFIVIRTLAERMRIESDLRFMIDQYFRDAGITIAFPQRDVHIDTERPLEVRMLPPKAEEEPLEETAHVEATGTTPAERLAEAKKGKAESPEQRLAEAKKLAEAKGMAQDSEQKPSS is encoded by the coding sequence ATGCCCAGCAGTGAAGAGAGCATTCCTGAGCGACAAGCGAAGGTCGTCGAACAAATTCGGCTGGCTCAAAAGGAACTCGAGGAGAAGCAGTCGCAAGCACCCGCCGAGGACAAACCCAAAAAGAGCAAGCAATCCACGGAAGAGATTGAACTTCTCAAGCAGTTGGGTGATCTGATCTCTCAGCAGAGCACGCTTGGCGAGCGGACCGCGCAGCTCGAAACAGAGTTAGCGAGTGTAAAAGATGAACTCGGAAAAGTACAAACCGAGGGCATCGAAGAGAAGCCGCCTTTCTCATTCCTGTTGCTGGAAAGCCTGGAGGATTCGCTCACGACTCAGACGGAGCGAGCCAATGCTGCTAAGAATGCGGTTGATTCGTCGAAAGACAATCTTTCTCGGGCGAAAGAAGCGCTGAAAGAAAAAGAGATCGCCAAGATCAATGCGAAAGAAGCGGTCGAGAATAACAAAGACGCTGCCGTGAAGTCGAAACTGGCGCTGGAGCTCAAGCTGACTGAGATCGGCGGTCAGATTGCCGAAGCGAAAGTCGAGCTGAGACGACTTGAGCTGAAAAACGACCAGCTTGCCGGCGAAATAGCCGAAGTAAGGGTCGAAATTCTCAAAGAAAAACTAGCGCTCGTCACCCCCAGGACGACCTTCAGTGCTGATGATCTCGATACGCGTTTGGCTGAATTACAGAAGCAGGAAGAACGCCTCCTAAGAGCCATTCAAAAGATCGAGAGTGACAGGTCGATTATTCAACGGCAACTTGCAACCGCTAGAACAAAACTTCAGAGCGGTAGTGGGAATACGAAGGCTCACGAAGCAGCAGTCGCAGCACATAACAAGGAGTCAGAAACAACCAGCGACCAGATCGGCCTGCTCAATCAACAACTGGAGTGGGTTCGCAAATCGATCACGATGTGGAACAGCCGGTATCGAATTGCGAAGGAAGACTTTACCCGAAAAGACTTGAAAGACTGGGAAGAAACCAATGAAGCTTTGCTGAAAGATCTGGAATCAGAAGAGCAGTCACTCGATGCACGTCTCCAAGACATGCGTAAACAACTCTCTGATCTTCAGAGAGAGATTAGAGCCGATGAGCAAACCCCTCAAGAAGTGATCAATTGGCTAGAAGCTCGCCAACAAGCTTTGAGATCGCACATTAATGCGATTACCGATCACACAGCTAACTTGGATACGGTGCGACGATTAGCAACACAGCTGGATGATGAGATCAACGACCAGCGGCTCAACTTGAACGTCAAGGAATGGGCCAACTCTGCCTGGCAAAGCGTTCTGAGTGTTTGGAACTATATTCTGATCGAATCTCCCGGTGAGGATTCGAAAGCCATTCGTGTTAGCACGATTATCAAGGGCGTCTTTCTACTCGTCATCGGAATTTGGGTTTCGCGGAAACTTAGTCAGCTTCTCGGTCAGCGCATGCTGCCAAAGTTTGGTGTGCACGAAGGTGCTGCTTCTGCTCTGCAGTCGCTCTCGTTCTACGCTTTCGTCCTGACTTCGGCACTGATGGCACTCAAGACAATCCAAATTCCGCTGACGTTGTTTACCTTCCTCGGGGGTGCGGCTGCGATCGGCTTGGGCTTTGGTAGCCAGAATGTCCTCAACAACTTTATCAGCGGCATCATCATGCTCGTTGAGCAACCGGTCCGAGTCGGCGACCTCGTCGAGCTACTTGGCTTAACAGGCACGGTTGAGACGATTGGCATGCGGAGCACGAGAATACGCACGCCACAGAATCAGGAAATGATCGTTCCCAACAGTTCATTCCTTGAGAATAACGTCCAGAACTGGACGCTTACCGACTCGACGATTCGTTGCAAGGTGCCTGTGGGTGTTGCTTATGGTTCTCCGACTCGCGAAGTGGCGCGTTGGTTGAAGCAAGCAGCCGAAAAGCACGGCATGATTCGCAATAAGCCTGAGCCTTTCGTCTGGTTTACCGGCTTTGGTGACAACTCGCTCAACTTCGAGCTGCACTTCTTCATTGTGATCCGTACACTAGCCGAACGAATGCGAATCGAGAGCGACTTGCGATTCATGATCGATCAGTATTTCCGTGATGCTGGCATTACGATCGCCTTCCCACAACGTGATGTGCACATTGATACGGAGCGTCCGCTGGAAGTTCGTATGCTGCCACCTAAGGCTGAGGAAGAACCTCTCGAGGAAACAGCCCATGTCGAGGCGACGGGAACAACGCCCGCTGAGCGTTTGGCGGAAGCCAAGAAGGGAAAGGCTGAATCACCGGAGCAGAGGTTGGCGGAAGCCAAGAAGCTAGCCGAAGCTAAGGGGATGGCTCAAGATTCTGAGCAGAAACCGAGTAGCTAG
- the rsgA gene encoding ribosome small subunit-dependent GTPase A, with translation MAGKKRKVRANFRKNRNVRVRKNDWTEDSDSTEAEDAASTQSVSGKGELTRKRTVANAEVVEDASGELVLPEIDRVACQLGRVLRVQGLVSVVQFDDGALRNCATRRLLKTLMTDQRHVVAAGDRVWVRPEGEDEGFIERVEPRHGVISRTSRGRQHVIVSNVDQVLIVASAGEPRIKPNLIDRYLIAADKYGIEPIICINKIDLIDFAELQPLVGVYSQLGYRVMLISATTGIGMERLHARLLGRQTAVAGQSGVGKSSLLNAVEPSLDLRVQSVSAENEKGRHTTTTAELIPLKGGGYVVDTPGIRQFQLWDVIEEELDSFFRELRPYVSQCRYPDCTHDHEEPCAVKDAVADGYINLRRYESYLQMLHSD, from the coding sequence ATGGCGGGCAAAAAGCGCAAAGTCCGAGCCAATTTTCGCAAGAATCGCAATGTCCGCGTTCGCAAGAATGATTGGACTGAGGATTCGGACTCCACGGAAGCAGAAGACGCAGCGAGCACGCAAAGTGTTTCTGGCAAGGGCGAGCTAACACGCAAGCGTACGGTTGCCAACGCTGAAGTCGTCGAGGATGCTTCCGGCGAACTCGTCTTGCCCGAGATCGACCGCGTTGCCTGCCAGCTTGGTCGTGTTCTACGGGTGCAAGGGTTGGTTAGCGTGGTGCAGTTTGATGACGGTGCGTTGCGCAACTGCGCTACCAGGCGACTGCTGAAGACGTTAATGACAGACCAGCGACACGTAGTCGCCGCCGGAGACCGTGTCTGGGTTCGCCCGGAAGGCGAGGATGAGGGTTTCATCGAACGAGTCGAGCCGCGACATGGTGTCATCAGTCGCACGAGCCGGGGCCGTCAGCATGTGATTGTCTCCAACGTTGATCAAGTACTGATCGTCGCCAGCGCCGGCGAACCGCGGATCAAGCCGAACCTGATCGATCGCTATCTTATTGCTGCTGACAAATATGGCATTGAGCCCATCATTTGCATCAATAAGATTGACCTGATCGACTTTGCTGAGTTGCAACCGCTGGTCGGAGTTTACAGTCAACTCGGATATCGAGTGATGCTTATCTCAGCAACAACGGGGATTGGTATGGAAAGACTTCACGCTCGGCTGCTTGGGCGGCAGACGGCAGTCGCAGGGCAATCGGGGGTAGGAAAGTCGAGCCTACTGAATGCCGTCGAACCATCACTCGATCTGCGCGTTCAGAGCGTTAGTGCTGAGAATGAAAAAGGCCGACATACCACCACGACGGCTGAGCTAATTCCACTGAAAGGCGGCGGCTATGTCGTCGATACACCCGGGATTCGTCAATTTCAACTCTGGGACGTGATCGAAGAGGAACTCGATAGCTTCTTCCGCGAACTACGACCCTACGTGAGCCAGTGTCGCTACCCGGATTGTACGCACGATCATGAAGAACCGTGCGCTGTAAAGGATGCGGTCGCCGACGGCTATATCAACTTGCGTCGGTATGAAAGCTACCTGCAGATGCTACACAGCGACTAG
- a CDS encoding TIGR01212 family radical SAM protein (This family includes YhcC from E. coli K-12, an uncharacterized radical SAM protein.), producing the protein MSSTKPLTTIDTQPSWRAAGLRYYAYNHYLRGKFRERVQKVSLDAGFTCPNVDGTVAKGGCTFCDNRSFSPSRRLPRAGIYGQIEQSIARMKHRYKNCRSFIAYFQPATNTYAPVEKLRDLYQQALAHPQVVGLAVGTRGDCVPDEVLDLLQEFAERTNLSVEYGMQTMHNRSLEWMNRGETHNSFLDAVERSRGRGFEICAHVMLGLPGETHDDMLATAREIARVNIDAVKIHNLYCVKNTKLADQVAAGEVTLMEQADYVKTVVDFLELLPPTMVVERISGDAPPDYFIGPDWCLDKPAVKRAIEAEFERRDTWQGRLYRDV; encoded by the coding sequence GTGTCGTCAACAAAGCCGCTTACGACGATTGATACGCAACCCTCGTGGCGTGCAGCAGGGCTCCGCTATTACGCTTATAACCATTACCTTCGCGGCAAGTTTCGCGAGCGGGTACAAAAGGTCAGCCTTGATGCGGGCTTTACCTGCCCCAATGTCGATGGGACCGTAGCGAAAGGGGGTTGCACCTTCTGCGATAACCGCTCATTCAGCCCCAGTCGCCGTTTGCCGCGTGCAGGGATTTATGGGCAGATTGAACAAAGCATTGCGCGGATGAAGCATCGGTACAAAAACTGCCGAAGCTTCATCGCCTATTTCCAGCCGGCTACAAACACTTACGCCCCTGTCGAAAAACTGCGTGACCTTTACCAGCAGGCTTTAGCTCATCCCCAAGTCGTCGGCTTGGCGGTTGGAACGCGGGGGGATTGCGTTCCCGATGAAGTACTCGATTTACTGCAAGAGTTTGCCGAGCGAACCAACCTCTCGGTTGAATATGGTATGCAAACCATGCACAACCGTTCGCTTGAGTGGATGAACCGAGGTGAGACGCACAACTCTTTTCTCGATGCGGTGGAGCGAAGTCGCGGACGTGGCTTTGAGATCTGTGCTCACGTCATGTTGGGCTTGCCGGGTGAAACGCATGACGACATGCTGGCGACCGCACGTGAAATCGCCCGTGTGAACATTGATGCGGTGAAGATCCACAATCTGTACTGCGTGAAGAACACGAAACTCGCAGATCAAGTCGCCGCAGGGGAAGTCACGCTCATGGAGCAAGCTGACTATGTGAAGACGGTGGTCGACTTCCTTGAACTGTTACCTCCCACCATGGTGGTCGAAAGAATTAGTGGCGATGCGCCACCTGATTATTTTATAGGCCCCGATTGGTGTCTTGATAAACCAGCAGTGAAACGCGCAATCGAAGCCGAGTTTGAGCGACGCGATACATGGCAGGGGCGGCTCTATCGGGATGTTTGA
- a CDS encoding M42 family metallopeptidase, translated as METAAKEFFQSILETPSPSGYEEPVQALVREYAGGFADEITTDLHGNVIACCNPGAPLRIMYAGHADQIGLLVTYISDDGFIYTNTIGGWDPQQLIGQRMTIHTPSGPIPAVIARKAIHLLEQEERKQVVKAKDLWLDIGAKDQEEAAEVVGIGDPVTLELGYQEMRNNLANSPGMDDKTGLWVCFEALRRAKKMGLEASLYAVATVQEEIGLRGATTSAFGIDPQVGIAVDVTHATDCPTIDKTQEGDIKLGGGPVIYRGPNMNHKVVDRLRTVADEGEIDCQWGAIGRGTGTDANAIQRSRAGVAAGLVSIPNRYMHSAVEMISLDDLDQAAELLARFAAGLTPEASAFIPG; from the coding sequence CAGGCGCTGGTCCGTGAGTACGCGGGTGGGTTCGCTGATGAAATCACCACGGACTTGCATGGCAACGTGATCGCGTGCTGCAATCCCGGGGCACCGCTGCGGATTATGTATGCCGGTCACGCGGATCAAATCGGACTGCTGGTGACTTATATTAGCGACGACGGTTTCATCTACACTAATACGATCGGCGGCTGGGACCCGCAGCAGTTGATTGGCCAGCGGATGACGATCCATACCCCGAGCGGCCCCATCCCAGCGGTGATCGCTCGTAAGGCGATTCATTTGCTTGAGCAAGAAGAGCGTAAGCAAGTCGTCAAGGCGAAGGATCTGTGGCTGGACATCGGGGCGAAAGACCAAGAGGAAGCGGCTGAAGTCGTCGGCATCGGCGACCCGGTCACCTTGGAGCTCGGCTACCAGGAGATGCGCAACAACTTAGCGAACTCACCCGGGATGGATGACAAGACGGGCCTTTGGGTTTGCTTTGAGGCACTCAGGCGAGCCAAGAAGATGGGGCTGGAAGCATCGCTGTATGCCGTGGCTACTGTTCAGGAAGAAATAGGACTTCGCGGGGCGACAACCAGTGCATTCGGCATTGATCCGCAAGTCGGCATCGCCGTGGACGTGACTCACGCGACCGACTGCCCAACGATCGATAAGACTCAAGAAGGGGACATTAAGCTCGGCGGAGGGCCCGTCATTTACCGTGGCCCCAACATGAATCACAAGGTGGTCGATCGTCTTCGCACGGTTGCCGATGAAGGGGAAATCGATTGCCAGTGGGGTGCCATTGGTCGTGGTACGGGAACCGATGCTAATGCGATTCAGCGTTCCCGAGCAGGTGTCGCGGCAGGTCTGGTGAGCATCCCCAATCGCTACATGCATAGTGCGGTCGAGATGATTTCGCTCGACGACCTCGACCAAGCCGCCGAACTGCTAGCACGCTTTGCTGCGGGGCTCACTCCCGAGGCGAGTGCCTTCATACCTGGATAG